From a region of the Candidatus Liberimonas magnetica genome:
- a CDS encoding type II secretion system F family protein: MPLFLYTAKNTSGQQVSDTISAENEKAAVSALQSSNLFPVWLKPAKKPFNLPGLFKYNKIGHKDKTLFTRRLADSIKGGLTLTRALSVIERATENEELKKITKEILVMVQEGFSLSQALKKYPEVFPNIYLGMVQAGESAGLLDSVLLKLAEFNEKETELRYRINAALAYPAIMMGVGLLSVFFLLGFVIPRFEVMFQDLGQSIPLPTKILISISNSLRQGWWLYLLIAAALSVFAVKFSRSDKSREVFSKIKLNLPLFGAFFRKDLISRFIRMLSVLLGNGVPVLEALALAKNSIGNRVFEQEIEKIYKSVKDGHGLVEPITKSRFFPPMVSEMISIGDETGRLEESLAKTADTYDREVEYSVKTLTTLLEPVIILFAGIVVCFIAISMLLPVFQMSTGIR, encoded by the coding sequence GTGCCCTTGTTCTTATATACAGCAAAAAACACTTCTGGCCAACAGGTTTCAGATACTATTTCAGCTGAAAATGAAAAAGCAGCTGTAAGCGCGCTTCAGTCCTCTAACCTTTTTCCGGTCTGGCTAAAGCCTGCCAAAAAACCCTTTAACTTACCGGGGCTTTTTAAGTACAACAAAATAGGGCATAAAGACAAAACTCTTTTTACAAGAAGGCTCGCAGACTCCATAAAGGGAGGGCTTACTCTTACAAGAGCCCTGTCAGTCATTGAAAGAGCTACTGAAAATGAGGAGCTTAAAAAAATAACAAAGGAAATCCTTGTTATGGTCCAGGAAGGTTTCAGCCTGTCGCAGGCGCTCAAAAAATACCCTGAAGTATTCCCCAACATTTACCTAGGCATGGTACAAGCCGGCGAATCAGCAGGCCTTTTGGATTCAGTTTTGTTGAAACTGGCGGAATTTAATGAAAAAGAGACCGAGTTAAGGTACCGCATAAACGCGGCTCTTGCCTACCCTGCGATAATGATGGGTGTAGGCCTGTTAAGCGTGTTTTTCCTTCTCGGTTTTGTGATACCAAGATTTGAGGTTATGTTTCAGGATTTGGGGCAGTCCATACCTCTTCCTACAAAGATACTTATAAGCATAAGTAATTCTCTAAGGCAGGGCTGGTGGCTGTACTTGCTTATAGCCGCAGCTTTATCTGTATTCGCGGTAAAATTTTCACGGTCTGACAAAAGCAGGGAAGTCTTTTCAAAAATAAAATTAAACCTGCCTTTATTCGGCGCTTTCTTTAGGAAAGACCTGATATCCCGTTTTATAAGGATGCTGAGCGTTTTGCTGGGCAACGGCGTTCCTGTTCTTGAGGCGCTTGCCCTGGCCAAAAACTCCATAGGCAACCGGGTCTTTGAACAGGAAATCGAAAAAATATACAAAAGCGTAAAAGACGGGCACGGACTTGTTGAGCCTATAACTAAAAGCCGTTTCTTTCCTCCCATGGTTTCTGAAATGATATCTATAGGCGATGAGACCGGCAGGCTTGAAGAGTCTTTGGCTAAAACAGCCGACACTTATGACCGCGAAGTCGAATACTCAGTGAAAACCCTGACTACGCTTCTTGAACCTGTAATAATTCTTTTTGCAGGCATAGTAGTTTGTTTTATAGCTATTTCCATGCTGCTGCCCGTTTTTCAAATGAGCACTGGAATACGATAA
- the gspG gene encoding type II secretion system major pseudopilin GspG, which translates to MNNKRNRGFTLPLRDVTNFRKISTGFTLIEIMLVVTIIGILAAVVLPRLVGKSEEARTSAAKLQIENLSLALDTFELDNGRYPATDEGLNALRNAPVTLKNWKGPYMKKDVTKDPWGKPYSYKCPGVHNKDFDLYSCGADGLEGTNDDVTNWENK; encoded by the coding sequence ATGAACAACAAAAGAAACAGAGGCTTCACCCTTCCATTGCGGGATGTCACGAATTTTAGAAAAATTAGCACGGGTTTCACCTTAATCGAAATAATGCTTGTAGTAACCATAATCGGCATACTTGCCGCTGTGGTACTGCCAAGGCTTGTCGGGAAAAGCGAGGAAGCGCGCACGAGCGCGGCAAAACTTCAGATAGAGAACCTTTCGCTTGCTCTTGACACGTTTGAACTTGACAACGGCAGGTATCCTGCCACGGACGAAGGGCTTAACGCTTTAAGGAACGCGCCTGTAACTCTTAAAAACTGGAAAGGCCCGTATATGAAGAAGGATGTCACAAAAGACCCCTGGGGTAAGCCCTATAGCTACAAATGCCCGGGCGTTCATAACAAGGATTTTGACCTTTATTCCTGCGGAGCTGACGGCCTTGAAGGAACAAATGACGATGTTACTAATTGGGAAAATAAATAA
- a CDS encoding GspH/FimT family pseudopilin — MTMLLIGKINNNGFTLVEVCLVGLILSVMFAIAWPKMGSFARRTQLHSAADGIAATLRYARDLSLTRNSYYRLSFDNSLKGYQLFFKSGFGGLKEDYKPFEDSLHRKRLLSQNITIEDISQQEVVFNPDGTSEDFSLSMNDAQGNKLALKYQGSTGRTMIAEQ; from the coding sequence ATGACGATGTTACTAATTGGGAAAATAAATAATAACGGTTTTACACTGGTAGAAGTTTGCCTGGTCGGCCTTATACTTTCAGTTATGTTCGCGATAGCCTGGCCCAAAATGGGCAGCTTCGCACGCCGCACGCAATTGCACTCAGCGGCTGACGGGATAGCAGCCACCTTGCGTTATGCAAGGGATCTGTCCCTTACCCGGAACAGCTATTACAGGCTCAGCTTTGATAACAGCCTTAAAGGCTACCAACTGTTTTTTAAAAGCGGTTTTGGCGGTTTAAAGGAAGATTATAAACCTTTTGAAGATTCTTTGCATAGAAAACGGCTGCTTTCACAGAACATTACTATTGAAGACATCAGCCAACAGGAAGTTGTTTTTAACCCGGACGGTACAAGCGAGGACTTCAGTCTTTCCATGAACGACGCACAAGGAAACAAGCTTGCTCTGAAATATCAGGGAAGCACCGGTAGAACAATGATCGCAGAACAATAA